The following are encoded in a window of Danaus plexippus chromosome 22 unlocalized genomic scaffold, MEX_DaPlex mxdp_33, whole genome shotgun sequence genomic DNA:
- the LOC116773421 gene encoding chymotrypsin-1-like has protein sequence MAERSKALRSVRSSLFSSDDKKNDWERIVGGTKAPNGSVPYQVSLRIWGVRHFCGASLIAPRVILTAAHCVDGLKPQYFQAIVGTNQLLAGGTAYTIRKVVRHKEYDEEIIVNDIAIIFTDKEVEFNDKVDAIELNDEPVDAGEELLLTGWGTTSYPGHLPNDLMQLQLKAVSYEDCKEAHNSTNAVFETEICAMTKSGEGACHGDSGGPLVREGRQVGIVSWGIPCARGKPDVYTKVESYMAWIEQVLNEDDEDHLHFIQGHSRKNRH, from the exons ATGGCCGAGCGGTCTAAGGCGCTGCGTTCAG TACGATCATCACTGTTTTCATCTGATGATAAGAAGAACGACTGGGAGAGGATCGTGGGGGGAACCAAGGCCCCTAACGGCTCCGTGCCTTACCAGGTGTCTCTACGAATTTGGGGGGTTCGTCATTTCTGTGGGGCCTCCCTCATAGCCCCGAGGGTAATACTAACAGCTGCGCATTGTGTCGATGG TTTAAAACCCCAGTACTTTCAAGCCATAGTGGGGACTAACCAGCTCCTAGCGGGCGGCACCGCTTACACCATCCGTAAGGTCGTAAGGCATAAAGAGTATGACGAAGAAATAATTGTCAACGATATAGCTATCATTTTTACTGATAAGGAAGTAGAATTCAATGATAAAGTAGATGCTATTGAGTTGAATGATGAGCCAGTAGACGCGGGTGAAGAATTACTCTTGACAGGATGGGGTACTACATCT TATCCCGGGCATCTCCCCAACGATTTAATGCAATTACAACTAAAGGCGGTTTCCTACGAAGACTGTAAAGAGGCACATAACTCAACTAACGCTGTGTTCGAAACAGAAATATGTGCAATGACAAAATCTGGAGAAGGAGCCTGTCAT GGTGACTCCGGCGGTCCGTTGGTGCGTGAAGGTCGCCAAGTGGGTATCGTGTCATGGGGCATTCCCTGCGCTAGAGGGAAACCGGATGTTTACACGAAG GTGGAATCCTATATGGCGTGGATAGAACAGGTTCTGAATGAGGACGATGAAGACCACCTCCACTTCATACAAGGACACAGTCGCAAAAACAGACATTAA
- the LOC116773545 gene encoding vanin-like protein 1, with translation MEFFKLVLFSICFNCVLCEVQYKAAVAEVNTGDGGVHKYEAMIQRAAKDNVDMLFLSSSPKQGVDTLTTCTNSYDELLNSLSPSVRAAGVYVVLQLSLTSRCQYEQHASYEYVVLDRDGAVVAVYREPAHIDAKANASDTKMIKFTTDFDVTFAIVKEEDIFLNGIDYFDGIKNFIVTRSQDNIPFLIAEQLTSYWSYINEANVISPYGIFGGKININNNIKVAELKKYGGSSPSITISEFNHDNSKPMDIEASAEGYTDVVCDGEFCCNFHIKTSNYEPEAKYYLSASEVVVQIKKNMINLQTCAIGSRSNDVVKFDKISVTGNFTDSTLYPIASSGQVVHKINIHNRTTVDISDSYVETFGVLGKVSEGDAGAGCEHISYENVQEFFDYVWFRFKVLLFIVSIYVLEMI, from the exons atggagtTTTTCAAATTAGTGCTGTTTTCTATCTGCTTTAATTGCGTTTTATGTGAG GTCCAATACAAAGCCGCTGTAGCCGAGGTGAACACGGGTGATGGGGGCGTTCATAAATACGAGGCTATGATTCAGAGAGCCGCTAAAGAC aaTGTCGACATGTTATTTCTGTCAAGCTCACCGAAGCAGGGAGTTGATACGCTCACGACCTGTACGAACAGCTACGATGAG TTGTTGAACTCCCTGTCGCCATCAGTCAGGGCTGCCGGTGTGTACGTGGTGCTTCAGCTCTCTCTGACCAGCCGGTGTCAGTATGAGCAGCATGCGTCCTATGAATATGTAGTACTGGATAGAGACGGCGCTGTTGTTGCTGT TTACAGGGAGCCGGCTCATATCGATGCTAAAGCCAACGCCAGCGACACTAAGATGATCAAATTCACaaccgattttgatgtaaCTTTCGCCATCGTCAAAGAGgaggacatatttttaaacggaaTTGATTATTTCGATGGAATAAAGAATTTCATTGTAACCAGGTCTCAAGACAATATTCCTTTCTTGATAG ccGAACAGCTCACATCATACTGGTcttatattaatgaagcaaATGTAATTTCACCATATGGAATATTCGgaggaaaaattaatataaataataatataaaggtgGCCGAATTGAAGAAATATGgag GTTCGTCACCTTCAATCACCATATCAGAATTCAATCATGATAATTCTAAGCCGATGGATATTGAAGCCAGCGCCGAGGGCTACACTGATGTCGTCTGTGACGGAGAATTCTGCtgcaattttcatattaaaacttctaATTATG AACCCGAAGCCAAATATTATCTCTCAGCATCAGAAGTTGTAGTAcagattaagaaaaatatgataaatttacaGACTTGTGCTATTGG aTCTAGAAGCAACGATGTTGTCAAGTTCGACAAGATCTCCGTAACGGGTAATTTCACGGACTCCACACTCTACCCGATAGCGTCTAGCGGACAGgttgttcataaaataaatatacacaacAGAACGACCGTTGACATATCTGATAGTTACGTGGAAACATTTGGAGTGCTGGGTAAGGTCAGTGAAGGAGACGCCGGCGCGGGGTGCGAGCACATATCTTATGAAAATGTACAGGAATTCTTCGACTACGTGTGGTTTagatttaaagttttactGTTTATTGTGTCTATATATGTGTTAGAAATGATATGA
- the LOC116773638 gene encoding large ribosomal subunit protein uL24m gives MRIYSYLCKKVGDLTVKYSNLPESYIKRSYEQVYWRNPKGYPQYPAAQIARKKFRFTTNRPWTLQFARQNERGTLRKKVFLEPVGEWKFFKGDRVEVMVGKDKGKQGLICQVIQERNWVIVEGLNTHYRVIGKEKDFPGITIQSEAPLLVTTGVKLVDPETLKATEVEWRFTEEGEKVRVSTVTGRIIPIPKAAEETVDYKSKELYVENEAKDTAASDVTKITFQPKLCTFEMDIMESMGIKEDRVPAKSYWY, from the exons ATGCGAATATAcagttatttatgtaaaaaagttGGAGATTTAACTGTTAAATACTCTAATCTGCCGGAGTCATACATAAAGAGAAGCTATGAACAG GTTTATTGGAGGAATCCAAAGGGATACCCACAGTACCCAGCTGCTCAAATAGCGCGGAaaaaatttcgttttactACGAACAGGCCGTGGACCTTGCAATTTGCAAGGCAAAATGAACGAGGTACTCTCAGAAAAAAGGTGTTCCTAGAACCCGTTGGAGAGTGGAAGTTTTTCAA GGGTGACCGAGTAGAAGTAATGGTCGGTAAAGATAAAGGAAAACAAGGTCTCATATGCCAAGTGATTCAAGAGAGGAATTGGGTCATAGTTGAAGGTTTGAACACACATTATAGAGTG ATTGGTAAAGAGAAAGATTTTCCCGGTATAACAATACAATCTGAGGCTCCATTGCTAGTTACAACGGGTGTTAAGCTTGTTGATCCTGAAACATTGAAAGCAACGGAAGTCGAGTGGAGATTTACAGAAGAAGGTGAAAag GTGCGTGTGTCAACGGTCACTGGTCGTATTATACCAATACCAAAAGCCGCTGAAGAAACTGTTGATTACAAAAGTAAAGAACTCTACGTAGAGAATGAAGCCAAGGACACAGCGGCCAGTGATGTTACTAAG ataaCTTTTCAACCGAAATTATGTACATTTGAAATGGATATAATGGAAAGTATGGGAATTAAAGAGGACAGAGTGCCGGCCAAGTCTTACTGgtattga